A section of the Prochlorococcus sp. MIT 1341 genome encodes:
- a CDS encoding diflavin flavoprotein, which produces MNSTDSRLSLQCEDIAIDTTTIRSLDWDRSRFDIEFGLHNGTTYNSFLVRGAKTALIDTSHKKFQNIWFSLLQEQIDPSSIDYLIVSHTEPDHSGLIGDLLRVNPQIEIVASKVAIQFLKDQLNQPFRSISVKSGDTLDLGINSISGIAHIFDFLSAPNLHWPDTIFSFDRATGVLYTCDAFGLHYCSDDLFDTNPEAIGPDFRFYYDCLMGPNARSVLQALKRMDQLPEITTIAVGHGPLLKEHLTLWVNNYRKWSGIRTQGENYAAVCYFSQYGFCDRLSQSIAHGISKANAQVQLVDLRGSDAQELSVLIGEATAVVVPTWPSDREAEVQSSIGTMLAALKPKQWIAVYDAYGGNDEPIDSVANQLRSLGQKEAFAPLRVRMPPDGKIYQEFEEAGTDLGQILNRKKTIAMMKSLDGEVDKALGRISGGLYIVTASQGDQSNHRRGAMVASWVTQASFNPPGITVAVAKDRAIEALMQVGDRFVLNVLREDNFQPLLRHFLKRFPPGADRFEGVNILENVAKGGPILAGALAYLSCCVEKRLEGPDHWIVYAVVEQGNISDTDVRTAVHHRKVGNHY; this is translated from the coding sequence ATGAATAGTACGGATTCAAGACTATCTCTTCAATGTGAAGACATTGCGATAGATACAACCACGATTCGGTCGTTGGATTGGGATCGTAGTCGTTTTGATATTGAATTTGGGCTTCATAATGGGACTACCTATAATTCTTTTTTAGTCAGGGGTGCTAAAACAGCGCTTATTGATACTTCTCATAAGAAATTTCAGAACATCTGGTTTAGCTTATTACAAGAGCAGATTGACCCAAGTTCGATTGATTATTTGATTGTGAGTCATACAGAGCCTGATCATTCTGGATTAATAGGTGATCTGCTTCGAGTGAATCCACAGATTGAAATTGTTGCGTCGAAAGTTGCAATTCAGTTTTTGAAAGATCAGTTAAATCAACCCTTTCGTTCAATATCAGTCAAGTCAGGAGATACGCTGGATTTGGGGATTAATTCAATAAGTGGAATTGCTCACATCTTTGATTTTTTGAGTGCTCCCAATCTTCATTGGCCCGATACAATTTTTTCGTTTGATCGTGCTACAGGTGTTCTGTATACCTGTGATGCCTTTGGTTTGCATTATTGTTCGGATGATCTGTTTGATACTAATCCTGAAGCGATTGGCCCAGACTTTCGTTTTTATTACGATTGCTTGATGGGACCTAATGCCAGGAGCGTTTTGCAAGCGTTAAAGAGAATGGATCAGTTACCTGAAATTACTACAATCGCAGTGGGTCATGGACCATTGTTGAAAGAACATCTCACTTTATGGGTTAATAATTATCGGAAGTGGAGTGGTATACGAACTCAAGGTGAGAATTATGCAGCTGTTTGCTATTTCAGCCAATATGGTTTTTGTGATCGATTAAGTCAATCTATCGCGCATGGAATTAGCAAAGCGAATGCTCAGGTTCAGTTAGTTGATTTACGAGGATCTGATGCTCAAGAGCTTAGTGTTTTGATTGGTGAAGCAACTGCTGTTGTGGTTCCGACCTGGCCTAGTGATCGGGAGGCAGAAGTACAAAGCTCAATTGGAACCATGCTTGCAGCCTTGAAACCTAAACAATGGATAGCTGTTTACGATGCATATGGCGGGAATGATGAGCCAATTGATTCTGTGGCGAATCAATTAAGGTCATTGGGCCAGAAAGAAGCGTTTGCTCCGCTTCGTGTCCGTATGCCACCAGACGGGAAGATATATCAGGAATTTGAGGAGGCTGGCACTGATTTGGGTCAGATACTGAATCGTAAAAAAACTATTGCGATGATGAAAAGCCTAGATGGAGAGGTAGATAAGGCTTTGGGTCGTATTAGTGGAGGTTTGTATATAGTTACAGCTAGCCAAGGTGATCAGAGCAACCATCGACGTGGTGCAATGGTTGCTAGTTGGGTGACCCAAGCAAGTTTTAATCCGCCAGGGATTACGGTTGCAGTTGCTAAAGACAGGGCTATTGAGGCATTGATGCAGGTTGGGGATAGATTTGTGCTTAATGTTTTACGAGAGGATAATTTTCAACCTTTGCTGCGTCACTTTCTGAAGCGTTTCCCTCCAGGGGCAGATCGTTTTGAGGGAGTCAATATCCTAGAGAATGTAGCCAAGGGTGGACCTATTCTTGCTGGTGCTTTGGCATATTTGAGCTGTTGTGTTGAAAAAAGATTAGAAGGCCCAGATCATTGGATAGTTTATGCGGTTGTTGAGCAGGGAAACATTTCGGACACCGATGTTAGAACGGCTGTGCACCATCGTAAAGTTGGTAATCATTACTAA
- a CDS encoding TRAP transporter large permease: MFIALVIALLSGYPVAFCLGGISVLFALLGIGLGVFDPLFVTALPQRIFGVMSNFTLLAIPGFVFMGAMLETSGIAERLLESMGTLLGRLRGGLALAVVLVGSLLAATTGVVAATVTTMGMISLPAMLRAGYNRSLATGVIAASGTLGQIIPPSIVLVVLGDQLGISVGDLFLGSLIPGILMALAFAGYVVVISALKPELAPQQASSNLSFSQILNLLKVMTPPLGLIFLVLGSIFFGLATPTEAGTLGAFGAMGLAAMNGGFSRQALSRVCDETLRTTSMVMAILIGSTSFSLVFRGIGGDELIADLLLNLPGGKFGFMTISMLTIFLLGFFIDFFEIAFIAVPLLLPAARQLLGPDALIWLGVVIGANLQTSFLTPPFGFALFYLRGVAPKELPTRDIYFGALPFVALQLAILVLIIAIPGLVNWLPNLAYS; this comes from the coding sequence ATGTTTATTGCTTTGGTAATCGCGCTTTTGAGTGGTTATCCAGTTGCCTTTTGTTTAGGTGGAATTTCAGTTTTGTTTGCGTTACTTGGAATTGGCTTAGGCGTCTTTGATCCCTTATTTGTAACAGCATTACCCCAAAGAATTTTTGGAGTAATGTCGAATTTCACATTGCTAGCGATACCTGGTTTTGTGTTTATGGGAGCGATGTTGGAAACTTCTGGGATTGCTGAGAGACTTTTGGAAAGTATGGGAACGTTGTTGGGTCGTCTTAGGGGTGGGTTGGCACTCGCAGTAGTGCTAGTGGGTTCTTTACTTGCTGCGACAACGGGTGTTGTGGCAGCAACAGTAACCACTATGGGAATGATTTCATTACCTGCAATGCTTCGTGCTGGCTATAACCGTTCTTTAGCTACCGGTGTAATAGCCGCATCAGGCACTTTAGGGCAGATTATTCCTCCAAGCATAGTTTTAGTTGTGTTAGGTGATCAGCTGGGAATTTCAGTAGGAGATCTCTTCCTTGGTTCTTTGATTCCAGGGATATTGATGGCTTTAGCATTTGCTGGATATGTTGTAGTAATTAGTGCTTTGAAACCTGAGCTGGCTCCACAACAGGCTTCTTCTAATCTGTCTTTTTCTCAAATACTGAATTTATTGAAGGTGATGACACCTCCTTTGGGACTGATCTTCTTGGTTTTGGGAAGTATTTTTTTTGGATTAGCTACTCCTACTGAAGCAGGTACTTTGGGGGCCTTTGGAGCAATGGGTTTGGCAGCTATGAATGGTGGTTTTAGTCGTCAAGCACTTTCAAGAGTTTGTGATGAAACACTTAGAACAACATCAATGGTCATGGCAATATTAATTGGGTCTACTTCCTTTAGTTTGGTTTTTCGTGGGATTGGTGGAGATGAGCTGATTGCTGATTTACTACTGAATTTACCTGGGGGCAAATTTGGCTTTATGACCATAAGCATGCTGACAATTTTTCTATTAGGGTTTTTTATTGATTTCTTTGAAATTGCTTTTATAGCCGTACCTCTTTTACTGCCAGCGGCAAGACAATTACTCGGACCGGATGCATTGATCTGGTTGGGGGTGGTCATTGGAGCAAATTTGCAAACTTCTTTTCTCACACCACCTTTTGGTTTTGCGCTTTTCTATTTACGTGGCGTCGCGCCCAAGGAGCTTCCGACTAGGGATATATATTTTGGAGCCTTGCCTTTTGTGGCACTTCAGCTTGCTATCTTAGTACTGATAATAGCTATACCTGGGCTTGTAAATTGGCTGCCTAACCTTGCTTATTCCTGA
- a CDS encoding TRAP transporter small permease subunit: MKGWLVLSNRLETLVKLLAVISRWAVLMMLAVGFWNVVGRYVGAAIGYNLSSNRLIEGQWYLFDLFFLLGLSWTLQRKGHVRVDVLQTSWSPRQKRRMDLVGICFLLIPFAVLVIVLSIQPALHSWSIGELSPDPNGLPRYWVKSLVPLGFFLLLLQGLAELIKSLVFLRDSSIFLKFYGLKNEEDSLG; encoded by the coding sequence ATGAAGGGTTGGCTTGTCTTGTCCAATCGTCTCGAAACCCTTGTCAAACTTTTGGCGGTAATTTCACGATGGGCTGTATTGATGATGTTAGCTGTGGGTTTTTGGAATGTTGTGGGTAGATATGTGGGAGCAGCTATTGGATATAACTTGAGTTCAAATCGTTTAATTGAAGGTCAATGGTATTTATTTGATTTGTTTTTTCTACTCGGATTGTCTTGGACATTACAACGTAAGGGGCATGTACGAGTAGATGTGTTGCAGACAAGTTGGAGTCCACGTCAGAAGAGACGAATGGATTTAGTCGGTATTTGTTTTCTTTTAATTCCTTTTGCTGTTTTAGTGATTGTTTTATCGATTCAACCTGCCTTGCATTCATGGAGTATTGGAGAACTTTCTCCTGACCCAAATGGTTTGCCTCGGTATTGGGTAAAAAGTCTTGTCCCCCTTGGTTTTTTCCTTTTGCTTTTACAGGGTTTGGCTGAGTTGATTAAGTCCTTAGTTTTTCTAAGGGATTCATCAATCTTCTTGAAATTTTATGGCCTTAAAAATGAGGAGGATTCACTTGGTTGA
- a CDS encoding TRAP transporter substrate-binding protein: MERRKLLTNGATAVGAVVGTGILSSCKISREDQVKNFSLPNVRWRMATSWPHSLDTIFGGALTISQRVNELSGGRFQIRPYAAGEIVPGLEVLDAVQAGSVECGHTASYYYIGKNPSFAFGTSVPFGLTAQQQNAWLYQGGGNDEINRVYSDFGVISFPAGNTGAQMGGWFKKKLDGLDSLQGLKMRIPGLGGKVMAQLGVNVQVLPGGEIYLALDRGAIDAAEWTGPYDDEKLGLARAARFYYYPGWWEPGPTLTGLVNQKAWEKLPSEYRAIFSTACYEANLTMLSRYDSLNGSALTRLVKNGTELVPYSFDVLDAAQKAAFQLYADMANGDITFRRLFNQWQLFRKEVSAWNKINEFSFSSFSYNSVGI; encoded by the coding sequence ATGGAACGCCGTAAGCTATTAACTAATGGTGCTACTGCAGTCGGTGCGGTTGTTGGAACTGGGATTTTGAGCTCATGCAAAATCAGTCGGGAAGATCAAGTTAAGAATTTTTCATTGCCAAATGTTCGCTGGAGGATGGCCACTAGTTGGCCGCATTCATTGGATACTATTTTTGGTGGTGCGTTGACTATTAGTCAACGGGTCAATGAGCTGAGTGGTGGGAGGTTTCAGATTAGACCTTATGCGGCAGGTGAGATTGTGCCTGGGCTCGAGGTCTTAGATGCGGTTCAGGCTGGTTCTGTTGAATGTGGACATACAGCTAGTTATTACTACATCGGTAAAAATCCCTCTTTTGCATTTGGCACTTCTGTTCCCTTTGGATTGACGGCTCAGCAGCAAAATGCTTGGTTATATCAAGGGGGAGGGAATGATGAGATTAATCGAGTTTATTCGGATTTTGGTGTTATTAGTTTTCCTGCAGGAAATACAGGTGCGCAAATGGGTGGTTGGTTCAAGAAAAAATTGGATGGACTTGATTCATTGCAAGGGTTGAAAATGCGTATCCCAGGTCTTGGTGGCAAGGTAATGGCTCAGTTAGGAGTCAATGTTCAAGTTCTTCCTGGAGGTGAAATTTATTTAGCATTAGATAGAGGTGCAATTGATGCTGCAGAGTGGACAGGACCATATGACGATGAGAAGTTAGGTTTAGCACGTGCAGCAAGGTTTTATTATTATCCAGGCTGGTGGGAACCAGGCCCTACCTTGACAGGTCTTGTTAATCAGAAGGCTTGGGAGAAGTTGCCCAGTGAGTATCGGGCTATTTTTTCGACTGCTTGCTATGAGGCGAATCTCACTATGCTTAGTCGTTATGACAGCTTGAACGGATCTGCGCTTACTAGGCTTGTCAAGAATGGAACTGAATTAGTTCCTTATAGTTTTGATGTTCTTGATGCTGCTCAAAAGGCAGCCTTTCAACTTTACGCAGATATGGCAAATGGTGATATTACTTTTCGGAGGCTTTTTAATCAATGGCAGCTATTTCGTAAGGAGGTTTCTGCATGGAACAAAATCAATGAATTCTCCTTCTCGTCTTTTTCCTACAACTCTGTAGGAATTTGA
- a CDS encoding MEKHLA domain-containing protein, whose amino-acid sequence MIDAPWLTPEKVRLVNLIFISYQEAFGSSLLACNCSEGNNRTLSQEVFAMRMPLLAHDRSRDPLLTYVNASALLLWHCRWDEMVGMPSRKTAPADQLEERTALLKRASVNSSLIGYRGIRIDSLGREFYIKNARIWTIWTKDGISCGQAATFPSWWFL is encoded by the coding sequence GTGATTGATGCTCCTTGGCTCACTCCTGAAAAAGTGAGACTTGTAAATTTAATTTTTATCTCTTATCAGGAAGCTTTTGGAAGTTCTCTGCTGGCTTGTAACTGTTCTGAGGGCAATAATCGCACCCTTAGCCAAGAGGTTTTTGCAATGCGAATGCCACTTTTGGCACATGATAGAAGTAGAGATCCTTTACTTACATATGTAAATGCTTCGGCACTTCTACTTTGGCATTGTCGTTGGGATGAAATGGTTGGAATGCCTTCGCGAAAGACTGCACCAGCTGATCAACTTGAAGAACGTACTGCTCTTCTTAAGCGAGCATCTGTTAATTCATCACTGATTGGTTATAGAGGTATTCGTATCGATAGTTTAGGCCGCGAGTTTTATATCAAGAATGCGCGGATTTGGACGATATGGACCAAGGATGGAATTTCTTGTGGACAAGCGGCAACATTTCCTAGCTGGTGGTTTCTTTAG
- a CDS encoding SWIM zinc finger family protein, translated as MTNSQNPEFASITTALGEEGLGHQPWWVEQWMELINSYRFKKRLERAWTYAREGRVTSIRFEGRRVHARVQGTEKDPYKVKLWLDVLSDEDWSYVLEALTQKARWSAQLLAGVMPSDIERAFAASGRRLFPFKLQEVRSECSCPDKANPCKHISAIYFLMGDRFSEDPFVLFQLRGRSRAKLLADLADQRKQVLSALLENNKSDEDVETSSQDEPAAPNSVVLEPELWWRYTYSLSADLVVITPAMEGETGLDVAGDLPLAQDPMFPDARNRFLSHLRSQGEILAQKAMVQAMAAGD; from the coding sequence ATGACCAATTCACAGAATCCTGAATTTGCTTCGATTACCACTGCTTTGGGAGAAGAGGGTCTTGGACATCAACCTTGGTGGGTAGAACAGTGGATGGAGCTGATCAATTCTTATCGTTTTAAGAAAAGGTTGGAACGCGCGTGGACCTATGCACGAGAAGGAAGAGTTACCTCTATTCGATTTGAGGGAAGACGGGTTCATGCCCGTGTTCAAGGAACTGAAAAAGACCCTTATAAGGTCAAACTTTGGTTAGATGTATTGAGTGATGAAGATTGGAGTTATGTTCTTGAGGCGTTAACTCAAAAAGCACGATGGTCAGCTCAGTTATTAGCAGGTGTAATGCCTTCAGATATTGAACGAGCTTTTGCTGCTAGTGGAAGGAGGTTATTTCCTTTTAAGTTGCAGGAAGTCCGTAGTGAATGTAGTTGTCCAGATAAAGCAAATCCATGTAAACATATAAGTGCAATTTATTTTTTAATGGGAGATCGTTTTAGCGAAGATCCTTTTGTACTTTTTCAGCTTCGAGGTAGGAGTCGCGCCAAATTATTGGCTGACCTTGCCGATCAGCGAAAACAAGTTTTATCAGCATTATTGGAAAACAATAAATCCGATGAGGATGTTGAAACTAGTAGTCAAGATGAACCTGCCGCCCCCAATTCCGTTGTTCTGGAACCGGAACTTTGGTGGCGTTATACCTACAGTCTCAGTGCTGATCTTGTTGTAATCACTCCTGCTATGGAGGGGGAAACAGGTTTGGATGTAGCTGGTGACTTACCTCTTGCACAAGACCCTATGTTTCCAGATGCACGTAATCGTTTTTTGAGTCACTTGAGATCCCAGGGGGAAATTTTGGCTCAGAAAGCAATGGTTCAGGCGATGGCTGCCGGTGATTGA
- a CDS encoding DEAD/DEAH box helicase gives MSLLHATWLPAIRTPGSTGRPALLIWADTWRVATPAGPSDTPAQHPCTLLPDDLRAWLSEIDLLPDESIDATACLTLPSRAVRSRIKAGDVKESLNASQDGHLGWTGLPLQAGEPVPKKPEWWPWQVQGLAVEPGAATAWLSKLPLSGDQPDLADELRWWSHLQRWALSIVARGRWLPQVELSKGEGYPHRARWVPLLNREDDRRRLEELAARLPLVATCALPWREPLGRRTNRTTRLRPEAMRAANPVASCRPRSGRLRVANLLEELVDAQLRHAFTPDLDGLDPLLQIWQQALGSDTGVISLEDEEVERLATASHHWKEGVAGNVAPARACLELFSPAEEEDLWELRFSLQAESDRTLKVPASVVWAIGSKTLQLGEVPVDHPGELLLEGLGRSLTVFPPIERGLDTATPEVMELTPAEAFVLVRTASSQLRDVGIGVELPLSLSGGLASRLGLAIRAELPGSSRGFTLGENLDWHWDLMIGGVTLNLRELERLSGKRSPLVRHKGSWIELRPNDLKNAERFCSSNPLLSLDDALRLTATEGDTLMRLPVHSFEAGPRLQGVLEQYHQQKAPDPLPAPEGFVGQLRPYQERGLGWLAFLHRFDQGACLADDMGLGKTIQLLAFLQHLKCEQEFKRPVLLIAPTSVLTNWKREAFAFTPELRVSEHYGPRRPNTISALKKELKNIDLVLTSYGLMQRDSELLEMIDWQGVVIDEAQAIKNSSAKQSQAVRHIARQHKNNRFRIALTGTPVENRVSELWALLDFLNPNILGEEDFFRQRYQMPIERYGDMSSLRDLKARVSPFILRRLKTDKAIISDLPEKVEISEWVDLSQEQKVLYRKTVDETFDAIACSPRGQKHGKVLGLLTRLKQICNHPALVMKENNIDENFILKSHKLQRLEAILEEVIEAGDRALLFTQFAEWGYLLQSYFQYRWRFEVPFLCGSTRKNDRQAMIDRFQEDPRGPQIFVLSLKAGGVGLNLTRASHVFHVDRWWNPAVENQATDRAYRIGQVKRVMVHKFITSASVEEKIDQMIREKSRLAEDVIGSGEDWLGGLGTDQLRNLVELKDD, from the coding sequence CCCAGTAGGGCAGTTAGATCTCGTATTAAGGCAGGTGATGTTAAGGAATCTTTAAATGCGTCTCAAGATGGTCATCTTGGTTGGACTGGACTGCCGTTGCAAGCTGGAGAGCCTGTACCAAAGAAGCCAGAATGGTGGCCATGGCAGGTACAGGGACTGGCTGTTGAGCCTGGAGCAGCAACAGCATGGTTGTCGAAACTGCCTCTGTCCGGTGATCAACCTGATCTAGCTGATGAGCTTCGATGGTGGAGTCATTTACAACGTTGGGCTTTGAGCATTGTGGCTAGAGGGAGATGGCTTCCTCAGGTGGAGCTTAGTAAGGGTGAAGGTTATCCACATAGGGCCCGTTGGGTTCCACTTTTGAACCGTGAAGATGACCGTCGGCGACTTGAAGAATTGGCGGCAAGATTGCCACTTGTTGCAACGTGTGCTTTGCCTTGGAGGGAACCATTAGGAAGAAGGACTAATCGAACGACTAGATTGCGTCCTGAGGCAATGCGCGCTGCAAATCCTGTTGCATCTTGCAGACCTCGGAGTGGGAGATTGAGAGTCGCAAATCTTTTAGAAGAGCTTGTTGATGCGCAACTCAGGCATGCTTTTACCCCTGATTTAGATGGATTAGATCCACTGTTGCAAATTTGGCAACAAGCACTTGGGTCTGATACAGGAGTGATTTCTTTAGAAGATGAAGAGGTTGAACGTTTAGCAACTGCTAGTCATCACTGGAAAGAGGGTGTCGCTGGCAACGTTGCACCAGCAAGAGCATGCTTAGAACTTTTTAGCCCTGCTGAGGAAGAAGATCTTTGGGAGTTGCGTTTTTCGTTGCAAGCTGAGTCTGACCGCACTCTCAAAGTGCCAGCATCAGTAGTTTGGGCGATTGGTTCTAAGACTTTGCAATTAGGTGAGGTTCCTGTAGATCATCCAGGCGAACTTCTTTTAGAAGGATTGGGAAGATCTTTAACAGTGTTTCCTCCCATAGAGAGAGGCTTGGATACGGCTACTCCCGAAGTAATGGAATTAACCCCTGCCGAGGCTTTTGTTTTGGTACGAACTGCTTCAAGTCAACTTAGAGATGTAGGCATAGGTGTCGAATTGCCATTAAGCCTTTCAGGCGGATTAGCGAGTCGCTTAGGTCTTGCGATAAGAGCTGAACTGCCCGGAAGTTCAAGAGGTTTTACTCTAGGTGAAAACCTTGATTGGCATTGGGATTTGATGATTGGTGGCGTCACTCTTAACCTGCGAGAACTCGAACGTCTCTCTGGCAAAAGAAGTCCCTTAGTGCGTCATAAAGGTTCTTGGATTGAACTAAGACCTAATGATTTAAAAAATGCTGAACGATTTTGTAGTTCCAATCCATTGCTCAGTTTGGATGATGCATTGCGCTTGACGGCGACAGAAGGCGACACATTGATGCGTTTACCTGTGCATTCTTTTGAAGCAGGCCCAAGGTTGCAAGGAGTTCTTGAACAATATCATCAACAGAAAGCGCCTGACCCTTTACCTGCGCCAGAAGGTTTTGTTGGACAGTTAAGGCCCTACCAAGAGCGAGGACTTGGATGGTTAGCATTTCTGCATCGATTTGATCAGGGTGCGTGCCTCGCTGATGATATGGGTCTTGGAAAAACAATTCAATTATTAGCTTTTTTGCAACATCTTAAGTGTGAACAAGAATTTAAACGTCCCGTTTTGTTGATTGCACCTACTTCAGTTTTAACAAATTGGAAAAGAGAAGCTTTTGCGTTTACACCTGAATTGCGAGTTAGTGAACATTATGGACCGCGTCGTCCAAATACAATTTCTGCTTTGAAAAAGGAATTGAAGAATATTGATCTTGTTCTTACCAGCTATGGATTGATGCAAAGAGATAGTGAACTTCTTGAAATGATTGATTGGCAAGGGGTAGTTATTGATGAGGCTCAGGCTATTAAGAATTCAAGTGCTAAACAAAGCCAGGCAGTTAGGCATATTGCTCGACAACATAAAAATAATCGTTTTCGAATCGCTTTGACTGGCACACCAGTTGAGAATAGAGTTAGTGAACTTTGGGCATTGCTAGATTTTTTAAATCCAAATATCTTAGGAGAGGAAGATTTCTTTAGGCAAAGATATCAGATGCCTATAGAGCGTTATGGTGACATGTCCTCGTTACGGGATTTGAAGGCACGTGTTAGTCCTTTTATCTTACGAAGATTAAAAACTGATAAGGCTATCATTTCTGATTTGCCTGAAAAAGTAGAAATTAGTGAATGGGTTGATTTAAGTCAAGAGCAGAAAGTATTATATAGGAAAACCGTTGATGAAACGTTTGATGCGATTGCATGTTCCCCTAGAGGGCAAAAACATGGGAAGGTATTAGGTTTGCTTACTCGCTTAAAACAGATTTGTAATCACCCTGCTTTAGTTATGAAAGAGAATAATATTGATGAAAATTTTATCTTAAAATCTCATAAGTTACAACGCTTAGAGGCAATTCTAGAAGAAGTTATTGAGGCTGGTGATCGTGCTTTATTATTTACTCAATTTGCTGAATGGGGTTATTTACTTCAATCTTATTTTCAATATAGATGGCGTTTTGAAGTGCCTTTTTTGTGTGGAAGTACAAGAAAAAATGATAGGCAGGCAATGATTGATCGTTTTCAAGAAGATCCAAGGGGGCCTCAGATCTTTGTTTTATCTTTGAAGGCTGGAGGTGTAGGGTTAAATTTAACTCGTGCAAGCCATGTTTTTCATGTTGATCGTTGGTGGAATCCAGCAGTGGAAAATCAAGCTACCGATCGCGCATATAGAATTGGTCAGGTTAAAAGAGTAATGGTCCATAAATTTATTACTAGTGCATCTGTTGAGGAAAAAATTGATCAAATGATCCGTGAAAAATCCCGCTTAGCTGAAGATGTAATTGGATCTGGCGAGGATTGGTTAGGAGGACTTGGTACTGATCAATTACGCAACTTAGTTGAATTAAAGGATGATTAA